The proteins below are encoded in one region of Sminthopsis crassicaudata isolate SCR6 chromosome 1, ASM4859323v1, whole genome shotgun sequence:
- the ALG1 gene encoding chitobiosyldiphosphodolichol beta-mannosyltransferase isoform X1, whose product MAASSLVLILLAVALGSLLRVWRARKRPRVRSACVVVLGDVGRSPRMQYHALSLAQRDFDVTLLGYSGSKPHGELLNNKRIHILHMPEINRIPVGPHIFQYGIKVVIQAVLLLYTLLLKTSPVVYILLQNPPGLPSIAVCWVVCCLRGSKLIIDWHNYGYTILGLTHGFAHPLVQLAKWYEKLCGRLSDLNLCVTNAMREDLAKNWNIRAVTVYDKPASFFTNTPLETQHQLFMKLGQTYSPFRASTEPLDPAFERSAFTELNPRNRKVTQLEGRPALLVSSTSWTEDEDFSILLKALERFEQWIIDGTNLPSLVCVITGKGPLKEHYHQIISQMCLKHVQICTPWLEAEDYPLLLGSADLGVCLHRSSSGLDLPMKVVDMFGCCLPVCAIHFQSLHELVKHEENGMVFMDSEELAAQLKMLFSEFSSPDNRLNQFRKNLKESKQLRWDESWERTVFPLFTHT is encoded by the exons ATGGCTGCCTCCAGCCTGGTTCTCATCCTGCTGGCTGTGGCTTTGGGGTCCCTGTTGCGCGTGTGGCGGGCCCGGAAACGTCCTCGAGTCCGGAGCGCGTGTGTGGTGGTGCTCGGGGACGTGGGCCGGAGTCCTCGGATGCAGTACCACGCGCTGTCTCTGGCCCAGCGCGACTTCGATGTGACCCTGCTGGGATACAGTG GCTCCAAACCTCATGGTGAACTCTTAAACAATAAGAGAATTCATATTTTGCACATGCCTGAAATTAATCGAATTCCAG TTGGTCCCCATATATTTCAGTATGGCATAAAAGTGGTCATCCAGGCAGTGCTCCTTCTTTATACCTTGCTTTTAAAGACTTCTCCAGTGGTTTACATTTTACTCCAG AATCCACCTGGGCTCCCCAGCATTGCTGTGTGCTGGGTTGTGTGTTGTCTTCGTGGAAGCAAGCTGATCATTGACTGGCACAACTATGGCTATACCATCTTGGGTCTGACACATGGCTTTGCCCATCCTCTTGTACAGTTGGCTAAGTG GTATGAAAAGCTCTGTGGCCGCCTGTCAGATCTGAACTTGTGTGTGACCAATGCGATGAGAGAAGATTTGGCAAAAAACTGGAATATAAG AGCTGTGACTGTCTATGATAAGCCAGCATCGTTTTTTACAAATACTCCCCTAGAGACACAACATCAGCTGTTTATGAAGCTGGGCCAGACCTACTCCCCATTCAGAGCAAG CACAGAACCCTTGGACCCAGCCTTCGAGAGATCTGCATTTACTGAGCTCAATCCTAGGAACAGGAAGGTGACACAACTTGAAGGGCGACCAGCTTTGCTGGTCAGCAGCACAAGCTGGACAG AAGATGAAGATTTCTCCATCTTGCTGAAAGCTTTAGAAA GGTTTGAACAATGGATCATTGATGGAACAAACCTCCCTTCTCTAGTCTGTGTGATAACAG GTAAAGGACCTCTTAAAGAGCATTATCACCAAATCATCAGCCAAATGTGCCTCAAGCATGTTCAGATTTGCACACCATGGTTAGAAGCTGaagattatcctttgcttttgG GATCAGCAGATCTTGGTGTCTGCCTCCACAGATCCTCCAGTGGCTTGGATCTTCCCATGAAAGTGGTGGATATGTTTGGTTGCTGCTTACCTGTTTGTGCAATACATTTTCAGAG tttacatGAACTCGTGAAACATGAAGAAAATGGCATGGTCTTTATGGACTCTGAGGAACTTGCAGCTCAGTTGAAG atgCTCTTCTCAGAATTTTCCAGTCCTGATAACAGATTGAACCAGTTCAGAAAAAATCTTAAGGAATCAAAGCAGCTTCGCTGGGATGAGAGTTGGGAACGGACTGTGTTCCCTCTGTTTACTCACACTTGA
- the ALG1 gene encoding chitobiosyldiphosphodolichol beta-mannosyltransferase isoform X2: MPEINRIPVGPHIFQYGIKVVIQAVLLLYTLLLKTSPVVYILLQNPPGLPSIAVCWVVCCLRGSKLIIDWHNYGYTILGLTHGFAHPLVQLAKWYEKLCGRLSDLNLCVTNAMREDLAKNWNIRAVTVYDKPASFFTNTPLETQHQLFMKLGQTYSPFRASTEPLDPAFERSAFTELNPRNRKVTQLEGRPALLVSSTSWTEDEDFSILLKALERFEQWIIDGTNLPSLVCVITGKGPLKEHYHQIISQMCLKHVQICTPWLEAEDYPLLLGSADLGVCLHRSSSGLDLPMKVVDMFGCCLPVCAIHFQSLHELVKHEENGMVFMDSEELAAQLKMLFSEFSSPDNRLNQFRKNLKESKQLRWDESWERTVFPLFTHT, from the exons ATGCCTGAAATTAATCGAATTCCAG TTGGTCCCCATATATTTCAGTATGGCATAAAAGTGGTCATCCAGGCAGTGCTCCTTCTTTATACCTTGCTTTTAAAGACTTCTCCAGTGGTTTACATTTTACTCCAG AATCCACCTGGGCTCCCCAGCATTGCTGTGTGCTGGGTTGTGTGTTGTCTTCGTGGAAGCAAGCTGATCATTGACTGGCACAACTATGGCTATACCATCTTGGGTCTGACACATGGCTTTGCCCATCCTCTTGTACAGTTGGCTAAGTG GTATGAAAAGCTCTGTGGCCGCCTGTCAGATCTGAACTTGTGTGTGACCAATGCGATGAGAGAAGATTTGGCAAAAAACTGGAATATAAG AGCTGTGACTGTCTATGATAAGCCAGCATCGTTTTTTACAAATACTCCCCTAGAGACACAACATCAGCTGTTTATGAAGCTGGGCCAGACCTACTCCCCATTCAGAGCAAG CACAGAACCCTTGGACCCAGCCTTCGAGAGATCTGCATTTACTGAGCTCAATCCTAGGAACAGGAAGGTGACACAACTTGAAGGGCGACCAGCTTTGCTGGTCAGCAGCACAAGCTGGACAG AAGATGAAGATTTCTCCATCTTGCTGAAAGCTTTAGAAA GGTTTGAACAATGGATCATTGATGGAACAAACCTCCCTTCTCTAGTCTGTGTGATAACAG GTAAAGGACCTCTTAAAGAGCATTATCACCAAATCATCAGCCAAATGTGCCTCAAGCATGTTCAGATTTGCACACCATGGTTAGAAGCTGaagattatcctttgcttttgG GATCAGCAGATCTTGGTGTCTGCCTCCACAGATCCTCCAGTGGCTTGGATCTTCCCATGAAAGTGGTGGATATGTTTGGTTGCTGCTTACCTGTTTGTGCAATACATTTTCAGAG tttacatGAACTCGTGAAACATGAAGAAAATGGCATGGTCTTTATGGACTCTGAGGAACTTGCAGCTCAGTTGAAG atgCTCTTCTCAGAATTTTCCAGTCCTGATAACAGATTGAACCAGTTCAGAAAAAATCTTAAGGAATCAAAGCAGCTTCGCTGGGATGAGAGTTGGGAACGGACTGTGTTCCCTCTGTTTACTCACACTTGA